The sequence ATTGGagtttttgtatatatatcttTACTATATTTACTATTTACTATTTAATAATGGTTAAACCCATTAGAAAAACCACCATGGTCAATTTAATGGTTTGACTTAAATACCCGTGATTTAATTCATGGGCACAACTATGATAAGGATAGTATCGTAATATGACAACTAATACTAAACCTAAACTCCCATCAACGCTGCCCACGTTCATTCCGCACGTTCTGCTTCTATACCCCTATTCCTTTCTTACTTCAATTGGAATCTTTTTCCTTCACGACTAGGTGTTGTCTCACATTAGCATCATAAGTAATCTTTTTTAATCTAtagatttttttatgatttttatattattCTGAATTTGTTTTCTCTGAATTTGATTGAACAAATTTGTCCTCTTATTTTTGACTTATAGGCCGGGtgtaattttcaaatttatggcttatTTTGTCAAATATTTTGCTCGCTTATCATTTGCTTTGATTATGCCAAATATTTACTTAGGTGTTCTCTGGAATCTCATTGTTTTTTAACATGACAAGAAAGAGAGGCTTAGGCGCTTAGCGCCCACAGTCACACGACAGATGTTTTAGGAACACATGGTTGAATTATTTTTGTAAATTCAACGCTGAGATATCATTGAAGATTCTAATTAAAAGGCTTGATTGGTTTGCcattcatcctcgaaatctataattttattttaaacaaatatttttgtttTAGAAGTTTCTTTGGTTGTCAGAAAAATTATAGTTAAACTTTAGTCTACTGTACACTTTTCAATTTGGTTTGGGCATGATTTTATTTCACTCATTTGTTTCAAAGTGATTGACTATATATACAtgggtttgtttttttttttttttttttccttaggATAACCCTATCGTGACATGCTTTCAGTTGTTCTATTTATTTATAACTAATAActtattttgttttatatttCTTTGCGTCAGTATATTTTTCAAACTTGCAACAAATGTCTAAAATTCATGCTATAAAAAATATTCTAATCGTTTTTATTTAACAAGTGACATTGTGGTTTTCTCtatctttatatatatgtacacattgaattatttattttgtgcatcTTATTAGGATAAATTActtgaaaataatttattattttaattttgtaaaatatcataattaaatcaagttctttgaaacaaaatatgttacacatatgaaaatataataataagttGTTTTACACAAGCAACGCGTGTGCCACGTCTGCTACAACATTTTAGAAAACAAACTTACGTAatgagaaaaaataaaataaaattttaaagtttcaATTAAATATAAGGAAAGGGGAagaattaaactaaataaattttataagtaGGAAGTTTGGGCAAATGTTTTACCTAAATTCACACGTTTTGATTTTGGTTGATAAGGTTTAGGAATTTTTAATAATATGCCGTATATGTTTATAAATTCAATTTTCCTACGATGAATTAAATGATAATAGTTGGAAGGTAGTGATATATATCGAAGCTGAACTGAAGTcaaacataataaataaattaaatacatGGGGTTGAAGTCTTGAAGATAATGGTCAATTATATTCTTGAGAGTCGAGATCAAGTTGACTTGCAGACAATATTATTGGTGAGGCACTCATGCATTGAATATGTTATAATTTCCTCTTGACGCTTTAAATGCCGAAAGATAATAGAACGAATAAAAAAATGTCACATTTATAGCTGACAACCAATTTCTGTTCTaacgcaaaaaaaaaatatatatatatatatatttaataccccgatctcaaaaaaaaaatttaataccaaaaaattaaaatgataagaAATGTGTTAGAttaataaaacataattaaaattacaggtactaaaaaactaaaaaataaacaaataaattatatataatgtgATATATTCATAAAGCAAGAAGAAAAAAAACCTAACAAAAAGTTTTGTTTTTTCAATGACATCTACATTCTTCAAATCTCTAAAACCCTTGAATTCAAACATATTCGAAAGAAAAGATCATCCCAAACATTTCATATACATGtgttttaattatataaatattattttatatttcagtttatTTTCTGCAATAATTATGTTTTTAATagcaaaataatgacttttttttttaggattggTTACACTTTTTCtataaaaacatattttcatTGTTGCATGTATGCGTGAACTCTTTAAAATAgagaaaatgtaaattataatcACAtttatagataaataaatatcaataagaacaatatatatacacatcaACATCATGAAATATGCATTACAACATGAGATCTCCCTTGTTTTCATACGAATATAGATCGTAACAACGAACCAATCGTAGCTTAAGCACCCAATGCAAGATTGAAGTGTATACTTCAAGGATAACTCTAATCAAAATAAAGGAGTCATTTGTGTATTTTGATTGAATTATTATATCATTGTTTTGTATTTGAACactattcatatatatattatgtgtgTGTTCAAATCAAATGGTAATTTTCTTATATATATGGTAGACTTTTCAAAATTTCATCAATAAAAACTATAAatagtgatatgatatatatatatatatatatatatataggcacacataaaaattattgaacaTTTCATACATATATATGGTAAACTACCAAAATTTGATTGGGTAgaatattacattatattacaataagtatatatatgtatatatatatatatattgtgtatCAGTTATGGAATATTTtccatatattataaatatatcaaaatctgaaCTGAAGCAAGTTTTTAGACGTATTTAGctccataaaaaatatatataacgtTAATATTTATCTCTTTCCTTTTTATAacataattatattttgaatcAAACTCGAATTTCTAACTTACTTGAAcgaataaaaaattttgaattgaaaattgctatattattgtaatatttatttacacAAAAAATCCCGCGAGACGGTCTTACgatcaattttatgagacgGATCTTTTATTTGGATTACCAAaaaaaaagtattaatttttatgacaaaaatattactttttattgtaaatatgtgtAGGGTTGACTCGTCTCACGGATGTTAATTAACCCTTCAGAACTTCAAAATTAAGAGTTAATCCTCTAAAAATACTATTCTCGCAAATTCACccacttaatttatttatatttatatattttaagcaTATTAAAAATTCACTTGTACCCATCAGTATATGTTGACGTAAATGATTTTATGAACTtgctaaaataattttttttttaacacatGTCCGTGTGGTCTCAATAATGACTCGTTCAAATACTATAATTGTGGCCGTAACCACATCGCGTGTACACACAAATATTCCATGCCTTTGCGCGCATTGCTTCTCCTTGATTTTCTCAGAATTCTACATTCTCAAATCTTccataaaaccaaaattatgaaaaggaaaaaaaaaaaaaaaaaaaatcggtttTTTAATGGTTGAGAATTATTTTCCCATTTTTATTCCGGCAATGAGAACCTACTCCGTTCAAGCCTCTCCTCCTCTGGCGTCTCCGGAATATAAGACACCGCCCATCACCATTATTCTCACAATCGTCCTTCTCTTATTTTTCTTCATCGGTTTCTTCTCCATTTATTTTTGTAGGTGTCTCATGCAAATCCTACTTTACACACGGCGCAGTCCGAGAGGAACTCCGGCGACCGGTAACATCACATCCGCCTCGCCGCCGGGACTCGACCCAGTTATCATACAATCATTCCCTAGCTTTAGTTATTATAGTGTCAAAGATTATAGACGAGAGAAATATGGCCTCGAATGCGCCATTTGTCTGGTTGAATTTGTAGATAGTGACGTTCTTCGCTTATTGACATCTTGTTGCCATGTATTCCATCAAGAATGCATCGATCTCTGGCTGGAGTCACACAGAACGTGCCCTGTCTGCCGGAGAAATCTCGATTCACCGATGCATTCACCTGTCAAATCCCCTTTACATGCCGAAGATTTTTTAAGCATCACAATCAACGAATATGAAACAAGGGATAATGGAAACAGGGATCAAATAATTGCTCCACAGATGGATCACAAGGTACAATATTTTTATAGATCACATTCCACGGGGCATAATTCTTTCATTGATCAAAGTAAGGAGGAAGAAAACGGAGATCATAAATTTACTTTGAGATTGCCTGAGAATGTTAAATCAAACATTATTAAAGGCCATACTTCAAGTATAAGTTGGAGTACATTCGGAGATTACAAAGCAAAAGTTAGCTCTAGCCCTACGTAACCATGCAACGTTTTCTTATCATGATATCCCGTCGTACGTGGGCAATTGCAGTTTGGTTGGTGATGAAATCCTCTGTTATTTAAATGCATATAGGAATACTTTTTCGAGGATATGCGAGATTTAATTGCTAGAAAATCAAGTTTAAGGACAAATTATGCCATTTGTGTACAATGAATTTTTACACAAAATGGAGCAGAGGATTCCATTTCGTCTATAAAAGCGAAGAGAGTTGATTAACTCAAATTTTGGTTTGAAATATACTTCAATTTTGTCTTGCATGATCCGATACCAATACCATCTCGCACAATCTGTAccttcttcttctcttcttcttttttttttttttttattgataacACTCCAAAAGTTGTTAATCAAACTCCAACTTACCATTTTCATTCATAAAAGTGACCATAATACCCTTTTATCACCCTAATTAAGTTTTTTGACATAAATAAAGCCAATAAAAAATTGTAGTGAATACTTTCTATTTCCTCTATTACAATTTCATAATATGAATCTTCGTTTCTATTTcagttactttttttttttctcaatttactaacaagtttttcaaaattttgatttgcaTTTATTATGTGTAATTATTATATTACATGATAACATATTCAATATTTACTTTAGTTTTAAATAGAAAATAATTTCATTTGTTCCCAAAATGTATTTAACACTTATTTAACTCTTAATTAGTTTTTAAATTAACTCATTTGTCATAACCTTTCAAATTTTTAATGGAGTACaacatttttatatttaaaagtattgaattgaaattctataaatatataattattctgAAAAAGCTGCATCTTAATAAATTTTAGAATTTCTTTGacattttcatttttcatgaAATTGAATTTACTTTTGATAATTTTATAACTATTATTCTATTTATATTACAAACTAGAGAAATTTATGGcacaaaatataataaaaaataaaaaagatttaaataaaaataatagtataaataacattcttttatttttaaaaatattttactaGAATAAATATTGAATGTATTAGCATTTAATAATTATACGTATTATATGACAATAAcatgttgaaatatttttaattatagtaaATTGGAAAAAATGTCaaagaaagaaataaaatcatgttatgaaattttatgaataaaatacAAGAACATTTAATAGAGGTTTTACTGGGTGCATATGTTACAAAAATCAAGAGTAATATTCATTTTGATATACGAGCTGttgataaaatatcaaattgaTACATGAGCTATTGTAAATGGCATAATTGTTACATCATATTAAAAGGTCAAGTTTAACCTTAATCTAAAATTTCTTATAAGTCCAATTactattattaaaatttgattaggtacataattttattttcaaagttattttattgataatttttaaaatatcatatttatttaaaattatatcatgATAAATAATTGTCACCTCAATTTATACAACAACAAATATTGTAATATATCtatgaaatataataaaataaatatatatcactaGAGCTCGTTGATCTTATTTTTagggaaaaataagttttttggtccattaacttattcattttttggttttggtccattaaatttttcgatgtgggttttggtacattaACTTTGCAGTTTCAGTATTTTTTAGTCCAATTGCATACGTGTAAAtttctgattggtccaaaatgatgacgtggaccaatcagaagctgacatgtatgcagttggaccaaaaaatactgaaaatgcaaagttagtataccaaaacccacatcgaaaaaattaatggaccaaaacccaaaaagGATAAAGTTACtggaccaaaaaaattatttttcctatttttagACTGTAGCAAACATAATACAATTTTAGTTTTTCGAAATCTTGTATTGTTCAATTGAGAAATCGAAATGTTCAACATTAAATTTTTAGATCATGAAACAACAAATCTCATAAAAAAATCTCACTCATTATCTCGATTTTCATTATCTAATTACCTAAAATTTCTCCACTTAAGAATTTGtaagtttatattttattactcgtgcttgaatttaaatataaataaataaatatttatttaattatatttttaacgatatattaaatatattttagtcgagtatatgatttttttattgagtgtgattaattttattaatatataatttttatatatttttttctaaaaaaagtaTAATGATTTAATATAGATAGAAAAATACCATTTTATTATATTGTAGGATCGACGCTTGCTACTTTACCAAAAATAATAGTTGGTGACAATGgtacaactcaaatattttaaaccacACAATAGCCGCATCATGGTTCGATCCCTCTTCCAGCAGAGACAATTATTTGACCTCAATAATCTCCCTCCAAATAATTGCACTCCTTGAAATTAATGAGAATCGAACTTATGGCCTTGTCCCTGATACCAATCATAATATCGAACGTTTGACGCTTTATCGAGAGTTGTAGCTGGTGGtaattatacaatcaaatctttcAAACCGCACAGTA comes from Henckelia pumila isolate YLH828 chromosome 4, ASM3356847v2, whole genome shotgun sequence and encodes:
- the LOC140867800 gene encoding RING-H2 finger protein ATL29-like produces the protein MRTYSVQASPPLASPEYKTPPITIILTIVLLLFFFIGFFSIYFCRCLMQILLYTRRSPRGTPATGNITSASPPGLDPVIIQSFPSFSYYSVKDYRREKYGLECAICLVEFVDSDVLRLLTSCCHVFHQECIDLWLESHRTCPVCRRNLDSPMHSPVKSPLHAEDFLSITINEYETRDNGNRDQIIAPQMDHKVQYFYRSHSTGHNSFIDQSKEEENGDHKFTLRLPENVKSNIIKGHTSSISWSTFGDYKAKVSSSPT